The genomic region CTTTTTATTTTCCAAAGGAGTAAAACTATAATAAAGTCGTGAAAAAATTCAACTATTTTTTAATAGACCTTGACGGAACTCTGATCTTGGGCAAAAGGGTCCTGGATGGAGCGATTGAACTACTCCAAGAATTGAAAAGTCACGGGAAAAAATTTCTCATCCTTACCAATAATTCTTCTAAAAGCAGTTTTGCTTACCTCAGGTTTCTCAGACAACTTGGGTTACCCGTTGGTTCCGAAAACATCTTCACATCTGGCAAAGCCACTGCGATGTATCTAAAGGAAATGGGCATAAAGGAGGCATACATCATTGGTACGAAAAGCACCATAAGGGAATTTGAAACCTACGGGATCAAATTTAACTTAAAGAGCAGGAATCTGGTCTTGGCCTTTGATACCACACTGAATTTTAAAAAACTTGAAAAGGCTACAGAAATCCTTAAAAATAAAAAGGGGGTTTACATTGCCACACACCCTGATAACATCTGTCCCATTGAAAATGGTTTCATCCCCGATGTGGGTTCCTTTATAGCGCTTCTTAAAGAAGCAACGGGACAAATTCCCGACTTCATACCTGGAAAACCCAGTAGATACTTCTTTACCAAGGCTATGGATTTGATGAATGCATTTCCAGAAGAGACCGCAATCATAGGAGACAGGCTTACAACGGATATCAAAACAGGGAAAGACTTTGGAATAACTTCCATGCTCGTCCTCACAGGAGAGACGAAAAGAGAGGATTTGGAGAGATCGGAAATAAAACCCGATTTCATTTTTGAAAATCTCACCGATTTATTAAAATTTTTAGGAAGATACTTATGAGAAAGACCGTTCTCTTCATTGCTTCATCGGGAAGGAATGTGGGTAAAACTTCAGTTTCCATAGGGCTTTTCAACTACTTCAAAGAGAGAAATAAAAAAGTAGCCTTCATAAAGCCCGTAGCTCAG from bacterium harbors:
- a CDS encoding HAD-IIA family hydrolase, producing the protein MKKFNYFLIDLDGTLILGKRVLDGAIELLQELKSHGKKFLILTNNSSKSSFAYLRFLRQLGLPVGSENIFTSGKATAMYLKEMGIKEAYIIGTKSTIREFETYGIKFNLKSRNLVLAFDTTLNFKKLEKATEILKNKKGVYIATHPDNICPIENGFIPDVGSFIALLKEATGQIPDFIPGKPSRYFFTKAMDLMNAFPEETAIIGDRLTTDIKTGKDFGITSMLVLTGETKREDLERSEIKPDFIFENLTDLLKFLGRYL